A window of Candidatus Peribacteraceae bacterium genomic DNA:
CAGGGGATGTTCCACGTGCTGGGGGACACCGTGGAGATTTTTCCCCCGAGCGGCGACACGGCCATCCGCATGGAACTGCCCTTCGACGAGATCGAGGTGATCCAGGAGGTGGACAGCTTCACGGGCGAGGTCCTCAAGGAGTTGCAGGAAGTCACCATCTTCCCCGCTGCGCACAACGTGACCACCAAGGAGAAGATCGACAATGCCATCGAGGGCATCAAGCGCGATTTGGACATCCGCGAGAAGGAGCTGCACGACAAGAATGAGCTCGTCAAAGCGGAGCGCATCCGCACCCGCACCGAGTACGACATCGAGATGCTCAAGGAGACGGGCTACTGCACCGGGATCGAGAACTACGTCCGCTACCTCAACGATTCCGTGCCGGGCTCCCCTCCCTCCACCCTCCTCGATTACTTCCCCAAGGACTTCCTCCTCATCGTGGACGAATCGCACATCACCATCCCGCAGGTGGGTGGCATGCACGAGGGGAACCACAGCCGCAAGCAGACGCTGGTGGACTACGGCTTCCGCCTCCCCAGCGCGCACGACAACCGCCCCCTCAAGTTCGCGGAGTTCGAGCAGCGCGTGGGGCAGCGCGTCTACGTTTCCGCCACGCCGGGCAAGTACGAGTTCGCGCAGACGCCCAAGGAGCGGCTCGTGGAGCAGATCATCCGGCCCACGGGGCTCCTGGACCCCCAGGTGACGGTGAAGCCCAGCAAACACCAGCTCGACGACATCTTCGAAGAGGTGCAGAAGACGCTCAAGAACAAGGAACGCGTCCTCATCACCACGCTCACCAAGAAGATGGCCGAAGACCTTACGCAGTACATGAAGGATGCGGGGCAGAAGGTCCGCTACCTCCACAGCGATGTGGAAACACTGGAGCGCATCGAGATCCTGCGGCAGCTGCGCACGGGAGAGATCGACATCCTGGTGGGCATCAACCTGCTGCGCGAAGGGCTGGACCTCCCCGAGGTGAGCTTCATCGCCATCCTGGACGCGGACAAGCAGGGCTTCCTCCGCTCCCGCGATGCGCTCATCCAGACCATCGGCCGCGCGGCGCGCAATGTGAACGGGCACGTCACTCTCTACGCGGACAAGATGACGGACGCCATGAAGGCCGCCCTGGCGGAGACGGAGCGCCGGCGTTCCATCCAGGAAGCCTACAATACAAAGCACGGCATCACGCCGCAGACCATCGTTAAAGCGGTGCGTAACATCGCGGAGGAGGGCAAGAGGCTGGAGCTGCGCCGCCCCAAGTACGACCACACCAAGATCCCCAAGGACGAGAAGAAGAGGCTCATGGAGGAGCTGGAGCAGCAGATGGAGCTGGCGGCGCAGAATTTGGAGTTTGAGAAAGCTGCGGATTTGAGGGATGAGATTGAATTGCTGCGGAGGGAATTGTGAGTTGAGATTGCTCTTCAGCCGATTATTGATTTGTTTCCACCTTTCCCATCTCTGTAGCAAGTTCTGGTAGGATGAATGCCATGCGCCGCTCCCTGGTCCTCCTCGCCGTCTTCCTCGCGTTCGCGGGCGTCGTGACGGTTTCGGCGAAGACGATGCAAGAGAGACGGGCGGAACGACTGGCGCGCCGGTTATCCCATACCGCCGCTCCATCGCGATCGTCGGCTTCTTCGGTTTCCTCGGTTTCTTCCTCCCTTGCTCCATTCATCAACAAGCAAGACATTAGCTTCTCCATACCGCTTCTCGTTTATCATCATCTCCGTCCCGCCCAGCCCTATCCAAAGACAACCTGGAGCTGGAAGATGTCCGTTTCCCCCGCGGTGTTCGCGCGGCAGATGCAGTGGCTGGAGGACCATGAGTACACGCCGGTGGACCTGGATACGTTCGTCAGCATCGCGCGGGGGGAGATCCTCGGCCCGGTGAAGCCGGTGGTGATCACTTTCGACGACAGCCACCGCAGCCAGTACGGCCTCGCCTATCCCGTCCTCAAGGAGCACGGCTTTACGGCGGTGTTCTATCTCATCACCAAAACACTGGATGCGGGAGCCAACCTCACGCGCGCGCAGGTGAAAGAAATGAGTGAGGCAGGGATGGACATCCAGTCCCATACCGTCAACCACCTGCAGCTCACGCGGTTGGGTCAAACGGAGCTCGATTGGGAATTGGCGGAGAGCAGGAAGATCCTCCGGGAACTCACGGGCAAGCCGGTGCGGCACATCGCCTACCCCGCCACCATGCAGAACGCGTTGGTGCGGGAGCGGACGGCGGCGGCCGGCTACGTGACCGGCACGCTCATGGATCCCCGCCGCGCCACCGAGAAGGACGACTTCCTCCGTGTCCCCCGCATCATGATAACGGATGAGACGGATCTGGCGAGGGTATTGCCGTAGAGGCCTCCTATTGCCGTATCTCTCTCCGACCGACTTTGCTGTAGCCGTCGCGGTATCCCCGGTGTTCCCAGCGATCGCCGATTTCCGTACTCCGGTCTCCAAGATACTCATCCACATCGCGGCGGCCCTTGTCGTATCCTTTGTCATAACGGGCTTGCAGCGATACGGGCGGATCCAGCCGTCGTTGCATATCCCTCTCTTCCCGGTGGTGCTGTTCCGCCGTCTTCCGGTTGAGCACTTGGGTGACGCGCCGCCGGTGTGTACGCATGCCGCGGGAAAGCCCGCCATTCACCGCTTCTTGCTCCAGGCTTCGTGCCACCAGTTGAAGGTGGGTGAGGGCTTGTTGTTCGAGAGTATGGAACGCCTGCCGCTCTTTGTTCATGGGGAGATCAGGGGAAAAGGAGGGCATTCTCCTCCAAAGGAATGGCTCTGTCAAAATGGGCTGACAGGGCTTTCCGTTCAAGAAAGGGGGCTTTCGCCCCCTTTGTTGGCAACGGTGTTGTCACATTTCTTTACGAGGATTGGTTGGAGGCGGCGGTGAGGACTGCCGTCACGGCGGCGTGCGCCTTCTGCGCCTCCTCCTCCGTCAAGGTCCGGTCCGCCGTCCTGTACGTGAAGCGCAGCGTGAGGTTGAACTGCCGCTCTTCCAGTCCCTTGCCGCTGAAGAGATCCACCACTTCCACCTTCTCCAGCAGCGGTGAGGCGCCGCGGAGCTTGGCGAGGAGCGTTTCCGTCCGCTGCTCTTGCATGCGTGTTACCGTGACGTCGTACGTGACGGCGGGGAAGGCGGGGAGCGGGAGCGGGACGACGGTCTTCCCCTTGAGGGAGAGGAGGCGGGCGAGGTCCACAACGGCCGCTGCGGCGCGGTGGGGAAGATCGAAGTTCTTGCGGATCCGGGGATGGACTTCGAACAACCGCCCTACCGTTTCGCCATCCACCGAGAGCAGGGCGGAGCGGCCGGGGTGCATCCACGGCGCCGGCGCATCATCACGCTTCCATTCCGCCTTGAAGCCGGGGGCGGAGAGGGCGAGGGAGAGTTCCCGCTTGAGGAGGAGGAAGGGATCGCTTTTCAGGTCCGCGTTACCCTTCCCTTCCAGGTCGGCGAAGAGGACGGAGAGCTCGGAGTGCTCCTTCGCGCCCTCCCGGTTGTGCCCGGCATCCGTGGTCCGCGTGAAGACGCGGGAGAACGTGAACGTGCGCAGGAGCGTGCCCGCCGCGAGGATGTTCCGCTGGGCGTGCTCGAGGAGCGAAGGCAGGGTGCCGGTGTGGAGGAGGCTCGTCTCTTCGCCCAAAGGGTTCCGGATGACGACCGCTTCTCCGGGGTCCATTCCCGCCTTCCGCAGGAGCGCGCCGCCTACGAGGGAGAGCGGGCGTGTTTCGATGCAGCCCGCCTCCTTGAGCGCGTCACGCAGGGCGTGCAAGCGATGGTCGCGGGGCGGCGGCGTGAGCACGGCGGCGGGCATCACGGGCTCGATGGCGTCGTAGCCCACGATCCTCCCCACCTCCTCCATGAGGTCATGCTCGCCGCGGATATCCCCCAGCCGCCACGGCGGCGGCGTCACCTTGAGCGTCTTCCCCTTCTCCTCCACGGAGAAGCCGAGATCGGTGAGGGCTTTGGTAGCGCGGGACGCGGGAACCGACGTGCCGAGCACATTCTCCACCCGGGCGAGCCGGAGCGTAATGGGCTTGGCCTCCCTCCGTTCGTCCCCCCACG
This region includes:
- a CDS encoding polysaccharide deacetylase family protein, whose protein sequence is MRRSLVLLAVFLAFAGVVTVSAKTMQERRAERLARRLSHTAAPSRSSASSVSSVSSSLAPFINKQDISFSIPLLVYHHLRPAQPYPKTTWSWKMSVSPAVFARQMQWLEDHEYTPVDLDTFVSIARGEILGPVKPVVITFDDSHRSQYGLAYPVLKEHGFTAVFYLITKTLDAGANLTRAQVKEMSEAGMDIQSHTVNHLQLTRLGQTELDWELAESRKILRELTGKPVRHIAYPATMQNALVRERTAAAGYVTGTLMDPRRATEKDDFLRVPRIMITDETDLARVLP
- the uvrB gene encoding excinuclease ABC subunit UvrB codes for the protein MNTIPFKLVSPFQPTGDQPAAIAKLVEGLQKGEKHQTLLGATGTGKTFTMANIVQQVQRPTLVLAHNKTLAAQLCSEFQLFFPENAVSYFVSYYDYYQPEAYLPTTDTYIEKDASINAEIEKFRHAATYNLLMRRDVLIVASVSCIYGLGNVEDYEALAMKLERGQKIKRDQLLRRLTDIQYRRSGMDFKQGMFHVLGDTVEIFPPSGDTAIRMELPFDEIEVIQEVDSFTGEVLKELQEVTIFPAAHNVTTKEKIDNAIEGIKRDLDIREKELHDKNELVKAERIRTRTEYDIEMLKETGYCTGIENYVRYLNDSVPGSPPSTLLDYFPKDFLLIVDESHITIPQVGGMHEGNHSRKQTLVDYGFRLPSAHDNRPLKFAEFEQRVGQRVYVSATPGKYEFAQTPKERLVEQIIRPTGLLDPQVTVKPSKHQLDDIFEEVQKTLKNKERVLITTLTKKMAEDLTQYMKDAGQKVRYLHSDVETLERIEILRQLRTGEIDILVGINLLREGLDLPEVSFIAILDADKQGFLRSRDALIQTIGRAARNVNGHVTLYADKMTDAMKAALAETERRRSIQEAYNTKHGITPQTIVKAVRNIAEEGKRLELRRPKYDHTKIPKDEKKRLMEELEQQMELAAQNLEFEKAADLRDEIELLRREL